In one Camelus ferus isolate YT-003-E chromosome 14, BCGSAC_Cfer_1.0, whole genome shotgun sequence genomic region, the following are encoded:
- the GGACT gene encoding gamma-glutamylaminecyclotransferase yields the protein MAHVFVYGTLKTGQPNHKVLLDGAHGRAALRGRGRTVQPYPLVIAGEHNIPRLLNLPGRGNRVAGEIYTVDEQMLHFLDEFEGCPDMYQRTLVTIAVEGAGGTLQCFVYSTATYPPEWVHLPYHDDYDSQGKHGLRYNPRENR from the coding sequence ATGGCCCACGTGTTCGTGTACGGGACCCTGAAGACAGGCCAGCCCAACCATAAGGTCCTGCTGGACGGCGCCCACGGCCGCGCCGCCCTCCGAGGCCGGGGCCGCACGGTGCAGCCGTACCCGCTGGTGATCGCGGGGGAGCACAACATCCCTCGGCTGCTGAACCTGCCGGGGCGGGGAAACCGCGTGGCCGGGGAGATCTACACGGTGGACGAGCAGATGCTGCACTTCCTGGACGAGTTCGAAGGCTGCCCAGACATGTACCAGCGCACCCTGGTGACGATCGCTGTGGAGGGGGCCGGCGGGACCCTGCAGTGCTTCGTGTACAGCACGGCCACCTACCCGCCCGAGTGGGTCCACCTCCCCTACCACGACGATTACGACTCGCAGGGGAAGCACGGGCTTCGCTATAACCCGCGAGAAAACAGATGA